Proteins from a genomic interval of Kitasatospora kifunensis:
- a CDS encoding DNA/RNA helicase domain-containing protein, which yields MYLFGGTVAEAAKEVTRPEFFAGCAQRFPRLFGLPPNMQEVRSWRRSWPALMDVLMAAGLDGLRVLLEYALPATGERVDALLIGEGMDGVLDLVAVELKQWTRLQTHARLPGLVRVGERVVQHPARQVGGYASYLEDWIAQDHVRIRAKGIAVLHDAPSDLIAELRARSAGGPSERFPVLGREDLTSARPPRELARILGCADVWPPTEANVQILLEAEHRPSRGLLARAGKVIEGHEAFQLIGAQDVARQNVLHAVATARQQQTGSVIVVTGGPGTGKTAVACRLLGDLCGQEDTNPRLLSPSGTLTRQLKRTVGESSRGLITTFAGKLPGGLTSKSVVLVDEAHRARTGLAEQRAGFPIVLGKLIENAAVTVLFLDERQIIRPTEGVTLDELERYASSRGLGFSQIELRTQFRCNGSQAYHHWIDQLLTPEGPTPAWQGADYDLALADDPDQFTNWVDAHIAAGETARITAGFCWPWDSPSTPPLLPEVEISWNGPEGGRSWARPWNFREDDAAFDAPDVPGRPFWATDPGGHNQVGCVYTAQGMEYTHNVVVIGDDLVRRGDRWVARPEESHDSQLNWLSPEHYLPYALNTYRVLATRGTVATRLYSTDSLTQTYLRTLLASQRE from the coding sequence ATGTATCTGTTCGGAGGAACGGTCGCCGAGGCCGCAAAGGAAGTTACACGGCCGGAGTTCTTCGCCGGGTGCGCGCAACGCTTCCCGCGCCTCTTCGGGCTGCCGCCCAACATGCAGGAGGTGCGGAGTTGGCGCCGGAGCTGGCCGGCACTGATGGACGTCCTGATGGCGGCGGGCCTGGACGGGCTGCGAGTCCTGTTGGAGTACGCGCTGCCAGCGACTGGTGAGCGGGTGGACGCTCTCCTGATCGGTGAGGGTATGGACGGCGTGCTCGACCTGGTGGCCGTCGAACTGAAGCAGTGGACCAGGCTGCAGACTCATGCTCGGCTACCAGGGCTGGTGCGAGTCGGTGAGCGGGTCGTGCAGCATCCGGCCCGTCAGGTCGGCGGATACGCGAGTTACCTGGAGGACTGGATCGCCCAGGATCACGTGCGGATACGCGCGAAAGGCATCGCGGTGCTGCACGACGCTCCCTCGGATCTCATCGCAGAACTGCGGGCCCGCTCGGCAGGCGGGCCGTCCGAGCGGTTTCCCGTTCTGGGACGCGAGGACCTGACCAGCGCACGGCCGCCGCGTGAGCTTGCCCGGATTCTGGGCTGTGCTGACGTCTGGCCTCCCACGGAAGCGAACGTGCAGATCCTGTTGGAGGCCGAGCATCGTCCGTCGCGTGGGCTGTTGGCCCGGGCAGGGAAGGTGATCGAGGGGCACGAGGCATTCCAGCTCATTGGCGCCCAGGACGTCGCCCGGCAGAATGTCCTGCATGCCGTAGCCACGGCGCGGCAGCAGCAGACGGGGAGCGTCATCGTCGTCACCGGAGGCCCCGGTACCGGCAAGACCGCGGTGGCCTGTCGTCTGCTGGGCGATCTGTGTGGTCAGGAGGACACGAATCCGCGGTTGCTCTCTCCGTCCGGAACGCTCACCCGGCAGTTGAAGCGCACGGTCGGTGAGAGCTCGCGCGGACTGATCACGACCTTCGCAGGCAAGCTGCCGGGCGGGCTCACCTCGAAGAGTGTGGTCCTGGTCGACGAGGCCCATAGGGCCCGCACTGGCCTGGCCGAACAACGCGCGGGCTTTCCGATCGTCCTTGGGAAGCTGATCGAGAATGCGGCGGTGACCGTTCTCTTCCTCGATGAACGCCAGATCATCCGTCCCACGGAAGGCGTCACGCTCGACGAGCTCGAGCGGTATGCGAGCAGCCGTGGCCTTGGCTTCTCCCAGATCGAGCTCAGAACGCAGTTCCGGTGCAACGGCTCCCAGGCGTACCACCACTGGATCGACCAGCTCCTCACCCCTGAGGGACCGACTCCGGCGTGGCAAGGCGCCGACTACGACCTCGCGCTCGCCGATGACCCCGACCAGTTCACGAACTGGGTCGACGCCCACATCGCCGCCGGCGAAACCGCCCGGATCACGGCCGGCTTCTGCTGGCCGTGGGACTCGCCCTCGACGCCGCCGCTGTTGCCGGAAGTCGAGATCTCCTGGAACGGGCCGGAAGGTGGGCGCAGTTGGGCCCGCCCATGGAACTTCCGCGAGGACGATGCGGCCTTCGACGCACCGGATGTCCCCGGACGCCCCTTCTGGGCCACCGATCCGGGCGGCCACAACCAGGTCGGTTGCGTCTACACCGCTCAGGGCATGGAGTACACCCACAACGTGGTCGTCATCGGGGATGACCTCGTCCGCCGCGGCGACCGCTGGGTCGCACGGCCGGAAGAGAGCCACGACTCCCAGCTCAACTGGCTGTCGCCCGAGCACTACCTGCCCTATGCGCTCAACACCTACCGCGTCCTCGCCACCCGCGGAACGGTTGCGACCAGGCTCTACTCCACCGACTCCCTGACGCAGACCTACCTGCGGACGCTTCTCGCTTCACAGCGCGAGTAA
- a CDS encoding alpha-N-acetylglucosaminidase — protein sequence MGRHRATAVTALLTAMLLSCCLPSASSAAPPAGGPAASPFDTAPALASLRRLLPERADRFRLVPVVRPATGDYFSLTGGGPDAIEIRATSGATLLSGVGWYLEQIAKADLGWPGDSLNRLPTALPAVAGTVTRAATVPHRYALNDTDTGYSGPYRDFAAYQHEIDLLALHGVNEVFVQTGAEWAYHQALQEFGYGDEELRAWIPAPAHQSWWLLQNMAGFGGPESARLLQARADLGRGIADQLRALGMTPVLPGFFGTVPPGFADRNPGARVVPQGSWVGFARPDWLDPTGPVFDRLAAAYYRAQRQRFGDSAMYKMDLLHEGGVLGPVDASRAAGAVQDALQAAHPGATWVILGWQDNPSAAVLNGVDRSRLLILDGLADRYPDADLDRDRQWGGTPYAFGTIDNFGGHTSLGANTAVWVSRFQQWLAKPGSALRGIAYLPEGTGGNPAAFELFTELAWQQGPIDQERWFADYAARRYGGPDPHAAAAWDLLRRGPYSTPADGWSEPQDSPFTARPSLSAATAATWSPTTMRYPADSVRAALDQLLQVAPTQQACEAYRFDLVDVARQALSNQARELLPQIAAAYAAKDRATFGALTGQWHDDELLLDQLLSSDAHFLLGRWIAAARAWGTEPAERDQLEYDARSILTTWGGRGPSEDGQLHDYANREWSGLLTGLYAQRWSAYFATLDAALDSGGEPVAIDWFALDDAWAHRTTADAAEPAGPTGPTGPTRPAESAEPTEPTGDPIALARSVAASLANSPGSGAS from the coding sequence ATGGGGCGTCATCGGGCCACGGCAGTCACCGCGTTGCTGACGGCGATGCTGCTGAGCTGCTGTCTGCCCTCGGCGTCCAGCGCCGCCCCACCCGCCGGCGGACCGGCCGCCTCGCCCTTCGACACCGCGCCCGCGTTGGCGAGCCTGCGGCGGCTGCTGCCCGAGCGGGCCGACCGGTTCCGGCTGGTGCCGGTGGTCAGGCCCGCCACCGGCGACTACTTCTCGCTCACCGGAGGTGGCCCGGACGCCATCGAGATCCGGGCCACCTCCGGGGCCACCTTGCTGAGCGGCGTCGGCTGGTACCTGGAGCAGATCGCCAAGGCGGACCTCGGCTGGCCCGGAGACAGCCTGAACCGGCTCCCCACCGCCCTGCCCGCCGTGGCCGGCACGGTCACCCGCGCCGCCACGGTGCCCCACCGGTACGCGCTGAACGACACCGACACCGGCTACTCGGGGCCGTACCGCGACTTCGCGGCCTATCAGCACGAGATCGACCTGCTGGCCCTGCACGGCGTCAACGAGGTCTTCGTGCAGACCGGCGCGGAGTGGGCCTACCACCAGGCCCTGCAAGAATTCGGTTACGGGGACGAGGAGTTGCGTGCCTGGATCCCGGCGCCCGCGCACCAGAGCTGGTGGCTGCTGCAGAACATGGCGGGCTTCGGCGGCCCGGAGTCCGCCCGGTTGCTCCAGGCCCGGGCCGATCTTGGCCGCGGCATCGCCGACCAGCTCAGGGCGCTGGGCATGACACCGGTGCTGCCGGGCTTCTTCGGCACCGTGCCGCCCGGCTTCGCCGACCGCAATCCGGGCGCGCGGGTGGTGCCGCAGGGCTCGTGGGTCGGCTTCGCGCGCCCCGACTGGCTCGACCCGACCGGTCCGGTCTTCGATCGGCTCGCGGCCGCCTACTACCGGGCCCAGCGGCAGCGGTTCGGCGACAGCGCCATGTACAAGATGGATCTGCTGCACGAGGGCGGCGTGCTCGGCCCGGTCGACGCGAGCCGGGCCGCCGGGGCGGTGCAGGACGCCCTGCAGGCGGCGCATCCGGGCGCGACCTGGGTGATCCTCGGCTGGCAGGACAACCCGAGCGCGGCCGTGCTGAACGGCGTCGACCGCAGCCGCCTGCTGATCCTGGACGGCCTCGCCGACCGCTACCCGGACGCCGATCTCGACCGCGACCGGCAGTGGGGCGGCACACCGTACGCCTTCGGCACCATCGACAACTTCGGCGGCCACACCAGCCTCGGCGCCAACACGGCCGTCTGGGTGAGCCGCTTCCAGCAGTGGCTGGCCAAGCCCGGCAGTGCCCTGCGCGGCATCGCCTACCTGCCCGAGGGCACCGGCGGCAACCCGGCCGCCTTCGAACTGTTCACCGAACTCGCCTGGCAGCAAGGGCCGATCGACCAGGAGCGCTGGTTCGCCGACTACGCCGCCCGCCGCTACGGCGGCCCTGACCCGCATGCCGCGGCCGCCTGGGACCTGCTGCGCCGCGGCCCGTACAGCACGCCCGCGGACGGCTGGAGCGAGCCCCAGGACAGCCCGTTCACGGCCCGCCCCAGCCTGAGTGCCGCCACCGCCGCGACCTGGAGTCCCACCACGATGCGCTACCCGGCCGACTCGGTACGCGCGGCACTGGACCAGCTGCTTCAGGTCGCGCCGACCCAACAGGCCTGCGAGGCCTACCGGTTCGACCTGGTGGACGTCGCCCGCCAGGCGCTCAGCAACCAGGCCAGGGAGCTGCTGCCGCAGATCGCCGCCGCCTACGCGGCCAAGGACCGCGCCACCTTCGGTGCGCTGACCGGCCAGTGGCACGACGACGAGCTCCTGCTGGACCAACTCCTCTCCTCCGACGCCCACTTCCTGCTCGGCCGCTGGATCGCCGCCGCCCGCGCCTGGGGCACCGAGCCGGCCGAGCGCGACCAACTGGAGTACGACGCCCGGTCGATCCTCACCACCTGGGGCGGCCGCGGCCCCAGCGAGGACGGCCAGTTGCACGACTACGCCAACCGCGAGTGGTCCGGCCTGCTGACGGGCCTCTACGCTCAGCGCTGGAGCGCCTACTTCGCCACCCTGGACGCCGCGTTGGACAGTGGCGGCGAGCCGGTGGCGATCGACTGGTTCGCGCTGGACGACGCCTGGGCGCACCGGACCACGGCCGACGCCGCCGAGCCGGCCGGGCCGACTGGTCCGACCGGGCCGACCAGGCCGGCCGAGTCCGCCGAGCCGACCGAGCCCACCGGAGATCCGATCGCCCTGGCGAGGTCGGTGGCCGCGTCCCTGGCGAACTCGCCTGGCTCCGGGGCGAGTTAG
- a CDS encoding IS256 family transposase: MLSVVTDDGSTQSGSLIDKIVREGARRMLAAALEAEVDQYMAELAAETDEHGRCPVVRNGHHRPRTVVTAAGPVEVTAPPVNDRRIDDRTGERKRCSSKILAPWCRKSPKISEVLPLLYLHGLSSGDFGPALEQFLGGTAGLSPATVTRLTKQWSDDHAGFQERDLSDRDFVYVWADGVHPKVLLGQAHSCVLVLLGVRLDGTKELIALAEGLRESTESWVDLLRDCRRRGMRDPELVIGDGAMGLWKALAEVFPAARQQRCWVHEARNVANCLPKSAHPGATKAIQGIYHAADRAHAEKAIEAFARAYGGKWPKAVAKITDDQEELLAFYDFPAEHWVHLRTTNPIESTFSTVKLRTKVTHGAGGPAAALTMVFKLVESAQARWRAITGAHLVPLVRAGARFENGILVERTEVAA, encoded by the coding sequence GTGCTCAGCGTGGTCACCGATGACGGCTCCACCCAGTCCGGTTCCCTGATCGACAAGATCGTCCGCGAGGGCGCCCGCCGGATGCTGGCTGCCGCGCTGGAGGCGGAAGTCGATCAGTACATGGCCGAGTTGGCGGCCGAGACCGACGAGCATGGACGATGTCCGGTGGTCCGCAACGGTCACCACCGGCCCCGCACGGTGGTCACCGCGGCCGGCCCGGTCGAGGTCACCGCGCCCCCCGTGAACGACCGCCGCATCGACGACAGGACCGGCGAGCGCAAGCGGTGCTCCTCGAAGATCCTCGCGCCGTGGTGCCGCAAGTCGCCGAAGATCTCGGAGGTCCTGCCGCTGCTCTACCTGCACGGACTGTCGTCAGGGGACTTCGGTCCCGCACTGGAGCAGTTCCTCGGCGGCACGGCCGGCCTGTCGCCCGCGACCGTCACCCGGCTGACGAAGCAGTGGAGCGACGACCACGCCGGCTTCCAGGAGCGGGATCTGTCCGACCGCGACTTCGTCTACGTATGGGCCGACGGGGTCCACCCGAAGGTCCTGCTCGGTCAGGCGCACTCGTGCGTCCTGGTCCTGCTCGGCGTCCGCCTGGACGGCACCAAGGAGTTGATCGCGCTGGCCGAGGGGCTGCGGGAGTCCACCGAGTCCTGGGTCGACCTGCTGCGCGACTGCCGCCGACGCGGCATGCGAGACCCCGAGCTCGTCATCGGCGACGGCGCGATGGGCCTGTGGAAGGCGCTCGCCGAGGTCTTCCCGGCCGCCCGCCAGCAGCGCTGCTGGGTTCACGAGGCCCGGAACGTCGCGAACTGCCTGCCGAAGTCCGCACACCCGGGCGCGACGAAGGCGATCCAGGGGATCTACCACGCGGCGGACCGCGCGCACGCCGAGAAGGCGATCGAGGCGTTCGCCCGCGCCTACGGCGGCAAGTGGCCCAAGGCCGTCGCGAAGATCACCGACGACCAGGAGGAACTGCTGGCGTTCTACGACTTCCCGGCCGAGCACTGGGTTCACCTGCGGACCACGAATCCGATCGAGTCGACGTTCTCCACGGTCAAGCTCCGCACCAAGGTCACCCACGGGGCCGGCGGCCCGGCCGCGGCCCTCACGATGGTGTTCAAGCTCGTCGAATCAGCCCAGGCGCGATGGCGTGCGATCACCGGTGCCCACCTGGTGCCTCTTGTCCGCGCGGGAGCCCGGTTCGAGAACGGCATCCTGGTCGAGCGCACCGAGGTGGCCGCGTGA
- a CDS encoding ATP-binding protein: MLGDFGTLLRQYRFSAGLTQEELAERSGVSTHAISVLESGRRRPRLSSVTRLATALGLDPADRDRLLAAVRGEPQPQPGTESAERVVPRLLPYAVPDFTGRRGELDRLLELAAGAGGTQARPLVISAIDGMAGVGKTTLAVHAGHTLADRFPDGQIFVDLRGFTPGQQPLEPGAALASLLRAVGVSDTALPLHTEERAQLWRTRAAGGRYLIVLDNAVDAEQVRPLIPGDPRCLTLVTSRRRMPALDGAVSVPLDVLSHDEAVELFARIVGLDRVAGHASTVDEIVALCGRLPLALRIAAARLAHHPAWTPVELLQRIRRPQKLLTELSDHDQGVAAAFVDSYHALTPAQRRAFRLAALHPGDDFAPHALAALVDAPLDETEELLESLHDHHLLIEHTAFRYTFHDLLRTFAGELLAHEEPEPGQRAALIRLFDHYRHTAASAMDQLAPLERHHRPQPPAPSGTPLVFADQTDAAHWLTREQANLLTVTRHAADADLPEYVADLPAILWRHLKRNMPASEALVLGTRALRATRQLGSPAGEAAALRHLGLVQYQLGDFPQALDLLHQALEIQRRIGNRNGEAHVLANLGYTLTRMGRLEEALGHQRLALRLSRDIPEPAVETIVLSNLGPTLTRLGRLQEAVEYHREALEFHRRSGNRLGQAIVLNQFGEHQQKLQRHPEALDLYQEALELHQGLGDTFGQAESHTLLGDALLAMDAPASALQHYRAAIEYLPHTGERYNLGRIHVGLARTHQRLGETDTAREHAEQAVEIHTSLNIPEADEARALLDSLTK, encoded by the coding sequence ATGCTGGGGGATTTCGGAACGCTGCTGCGACAGTACCGGTTCTCGGCCGGGTTGACGCAGGAGGAGCTCGCGGAACGGTCAGGCGTCTCGACGCATGCGATCAGCGTGCTGGAGTCAGGGCGACGGCGGCCTCGCCTGTCGTCGGTGACGCGGCTGGCCACGGCCCTGGGCCTGGACCCGGCCGACCGCGACCGACTGCTGGCCGCGGTACGCGGAGAACCGCAGCCGCAGCCGGGCACGGAGTCGGCCGAACGCGTGGTGCCTCGACTACTGCCGTACGCCGTCCCGGACTTCACCGGACGGCGCGGCGAGCTGGACCGGCTGCTGGAGCTGGCCGCCGGAGCGGGCGGCACCCAGGCCCGTCCGCTGGTGATCTCGGCCATCGACGGCATGGCCGGCGTCGGCAAGACCACCTTGGCCGTTCATGCCGGTCACACCCTCGCCGACCGGTTCCCCGACGGGCAGATCTTCGTGGACCTGCGCGGTTTCACCCCGGGCCAGCAGCCGCTCGAACCGGGCGCGGCGCTGGCGAGTCTGCTCCGGGCGGTCGGTGTCAGCGACACTGCGCTGCCGTTGCACACCGAAGAACGCGCCCAGCTGTGGCGCACCCGGGCGGCCGGCGGGCGGTACCTGATCGTGCTGGACAACGCCGTCGACGCCGAGCAGGTCCGCCCGTTGATCCCCGGCGACCCGCGCTGCCTCACGCTGGTGACGTCCCGGCGGCGAATGCCCGCACTGGACGGGGCGGTCAGCGTGCCGCTGGACGTGCTGAGCCATGACGAGGCCGTCGAGCTGTTCGCCCGGATCGTCGGCCTGGACCGGGTCGCCGGCCATGCCTCCACCGTGGACGAGATCGTCGCGCTGTGCGGCAGGCTGCCCCTGGCGCTGCGGATCGCCGCCGCCAGACTGGCCCATCATCCCGCCTGGACGCCCGTCGAGTTGTTGCAGCGGATCCGGCGTCCGCAGAAGTTATTGACCGAACTCTCCGACCACGACCAGGGCGTTGCGGCGGCCTTCGTGGACTCCTACCACGCCCTCACCCCGGCACAGCGGCGTGCGTTCCGGCTGGCCGCGCTGCACCCCGGCGACGACTTCGCGCCGCACGCCCTCGCCGCCCTGGTGGACGCACCGCTGGACGAGACCGAGGAACTCCTGGAGTCGCTGCACGACCACCACCTGCTGATCGAGCACACGGCCTTTCGGTACACCTTCCACGACCTGCTTCGCACCTTCGCCGGTGAACTGCTCGCCCACGAGGAACCCGAACCAGGCCAGCGGGCTGCGCTCATACGGCTGTTCGACCACTACCGTCACACCGCCGCCTCGGCGATGGACCAACTGGCCCCGCTGGAACGGCATCATCGGCCGCAGCCACCCGCGCCCAGCGGCACCCCCCTGGTGTTCGCCGACCAGACGGACGCGGCGCACTGGCTGACCCGGGAACAGGCCAACCTGCTGACGGTCACCCGCCACGCCGCCGATGCGGATCTGCCGGAGTACGTGGCGGACCTGCCGGCGATCCTCTGGCGCCATCTCAAACGCAACATGCCCGCCAGTGAAGCGCTCGTGCTGGGCACCCGGGCCCTGCGGGCCACCCGGCAGCTCGGCAGTCCGGCCGGTGAGGCAGCCGCGCTACGGCATCTGGGGCTGGTCCAGTACCAGCTCGGCGACTTCCCCCAGGCGCTTGACCTGCTCCATCAGGCCCTGGAGATCCAGCGGAGGATCGGGAACCGCAACGGTGAGGCCCATGTCCTGGCCAACCTGGGCTACACCCTGACCCGGATGGGTCGCCTGGAGGAGGCCCTCGGCCACCAGCGGCTGGCGCTGCGGCTCAGCCGGGACATCCCCGAGCCGGCGGTCGAGACGATCGTCCTGAGCAATCTGGGGCCCACGCTGACCAGACTCGGACGGTTACAGGAAGCCGTGGAGTACCACCGTGAGGCGCTGGAGTTCCACCGGCGCAGCGGCAACCGCCTCGGCCAGGCCATAGTGCTCAACCAGTTCGGCGAGCACCAGCAGAAGCTGCAACGCCATCCGGAGGCCCTCGACCTGTACCAGGAGGCGCTGGAGCTGCACCAGGGCCTCGGCGACACCTTCGGCCAGGCCGAGTCGCACACCCTGCTCGGCGACGCCCTGCTGGCCATGGACGCTCCGGCGAGCGCTCTCCAGCACTACCGGGCCGCGATCGAGTACCTCCCGCACACCGGTGAGCGGTACAACCTCGGCCGCATCCACGTCGGGCTGGCACGCACGCACCAGCGCCTGGGCGAAACCGACACCGCTCGGGAGCACGCCGAACAGGCGGTCGAGATCCACACCTCGCTGAACATCCCCGAGGCGGACGAAGCCCGCGCCCTGCTCGACTCACTCACGAAGTGA